AAGCGGATCAGGACCTCGTTCGGCCCTGGGGAATCAATGGTGATGTCGCGCACGACGGCGGGAGCGCCGGGAGTCTCGAGCAGAACGGCCTTGCCCTGTGTTGCCATGGGCGTATTATGGGCACAGGCAACGTCCCCAGGCACGCCTTGTTCTTGAAAGCGAGATTCACCTTTCAGGCGCTGTGCGAAGCACGCCCCATAGCGACTCTACTGAGCTGAGCTCATCGGCCCATCCCCTGATCAGCGCCCGATCGCGCCCTGAAAGTTCCATCGAAGGCAACCCGAGAAACTGAATTTTGAGCTCGGCAGGATCATACATTGCAGTGTCGATGAACTCGCCGCGGAGCGCTCTCTCAGAAAGGCCCACCAACCCAGCCTGAAACTCCAGTATCCGACAGCACAAGTACTCAAACGCCTCTGATTCAGGCATCTCCGGGGAAGGCCCCGAGGCCTCGGCAATGGCTGCACGAAGGTCCGCTTCTTGGCTCAAATACTTGTACCCAAATGTAATGATCTTTCCTTGCTGAGTGTAAATGCCGAATCCCTTACCCTTAACAGAGATCTATGGGCCCTGGGTGCCATCCGGCAAGCCACCCTCCGGGTGGGGATACCTTCAACTCCTGGAACGGGGTGCCTTCCCGATAATCGGGATGCTCTTGGAGTAATCTCCCAAACTGCACACAACCCAATCATACTGAATGCTCCTAGCGAAACGGCCTCAAATGGTTTCAACCGGGCACCTGTCCACCTCGAACGGCCACGGAGGGAGGCACTCGTAGAATCGGTAGGAAGACCAGGGCCATTCGTCCGGCCTCTCACAGAGCCCTCTGGCAACTGGGTTGCCATGGATGTAGGCGATGCAGGCATAGGTGGAGTTCGAGCTCCACAGATTCCGGTCGTAGCCCTTGCCCTCCTGCCAGAACCGGGCCCCAACCCTGGCTTTCTCCACGATTCGAAGCTCGTGCAGCATGGAAGTGTCGTTCTGCCGAAGCCAGGAAAGGGCCCGGAAAGCAGACTTCTGCCTGAAGCTCGAACGTATTCTCTCGATCGAATAGGACTCCTGATTCGGCTTGAGCAGTAGATGCAGGTGCTCCGGCATCAACACGTAGGCCCAGACTTGAAGGTCAAACTCACTCCTGACCTCATCCAGCACATCGAGCATAGTCCTTCGGACCTCGTCGTGCTGGATCAATGGAAGTCTCTTGAAGCAGGAAAGAGTGAGCTCGTGGGCATGCCGAGGTTCGTTCCAGTCCACCCTCTGGCCAAGCTCTCTCACCACGGCTGGATGTTGCTTTCTCATCAAGGAGCAACTCCAATAGCACCACCCATGAAGGGTGGAGGCACCCACCTACTTCCCATCAAAGGGTATTCCCACTCGTCACTACTCCAGTTGACAAACGCCACTCCCAAGCGCCTCGTCTAGATGAGCTCCCCATAGCAACCCACCCTTCCTCAATATCGCCATGCCTAAAGTACTGGATTTCCCGAAGTGGAGAAGTATTTGGAGGATTTCGAGGACGCGTGGTCCATCCTTGCCTGCCGAAAACGCGGTGGCAAGCTCAGCCCCATCACTTCGGATACCGAAAGTG
The genomic region above belongs to Armatimonadota bacterium and contains:
- a CDS encoding transposase, which produces MRKQHPAVVRELGQRVDWNEPRHAHELTLSCFKRLPLIQHDEVRRTMLDVLDEVRSEFDLQVWAYVLMPEHLHLLLKPNQESYSIERIRSSFRQKSAFRALSWLRQNDTSMLHELRIVEKARVGARFWQEGKGYDRNLWSSNSTYACIAYIHGNPVARGLCERPDEWPWSSYRFYECLPPWPFEVDRCPVETI